Proteins encoded by one window of Rouxiella chamberiensis:
- the robA gene encoding MDR efflux pump AcrAB transcriptional activator RobA, with the protein MDQAGIIRDLLSWLETHLDQPLSLDNVAAKAGYSKWHLQRMFKDVTNNAIGAYIRARRLSKAAVALRLTSRPILDIALQYRFDSQQTFTRAFKKQFAQTPALYRRSEDWHSFGICPPIRLGAFILPQPEFLSLPEKHLVGVTQSYSCTLEQISTYRNEMRDHFWRQYIGESTALPPLLYGLHQTRPSQEKDDEQEVMYTTALEPSHITENMTEGKEIVLHEGEYALFRFKGTPTELQEFILTLYTTCLPMLKLTRRKGQDIERFHPTRKTMGTEPPKELDCDYLIPIRR; encoded by the coding sequence ATGGATCAAGCAGGAATCATTCGTGATCTTCTCAGCTGGTTAGAAACACATCTGGACCAGCCGTTATCACTCGACAACGTTGCAGCAAAAGCAGGCTATTCAAAATGGCACCTGCAGCGGATGTTCAAGGATGTCACGAATAATGCTATCGGTGCTTACATTCGGGCTCGCAGGCTTTCTAAAGCTGCGGTAGCACTGCGTCTGACCAGTCGGCCAATTCTCGATATTGCCCTGCAATACCGATTTGACTCTCAACAGACTTTCACCCGGGCTTTCAAAAAACAATTCGCACAAACGCCTGCACTGTACCGCCGTTCCGAAGACTGGCACTCCTTCGGTATCTGTCCGCCAATCCGTCTGGGCGCGTTCATTCTGCCACAGCCGGAATTTCTGTCATTGCCTGAAAAGCATCTGGTTGGCGTGACGCAAAGCTACTCCTGTACGCTGGAGCAGATCTCGACCTACCGCAATGAAATGCGCGATCATTTCTGGCGTCAATACATCGGCGAATCCACGGCCTTGCCGCCGCTGCTTTACGGCCTGCATCAGACGCGACCGAGCCAGGAAAAAGACGACGAGCAGGAAGTGATGTACACCACCGCCCTCGAGCCAAGCCACATCACCGAAAACATGACGGAAGGCAAGGAAATCGTACTCCACGAAGGCGAATATGCGCTGTTCCGCTTCAAGGGTACGCCGACAGAGTTGCAGGAATTTATTCTGACCCTGTACACCACCTGTCTGCCTATGCTGAAACTGACCCGCCGCAAGGGCCAGGACATCGAGCGTTTCCATCCGACGCGCAAAACGATGGGCACAGAGCCACCCAAAGAGCTGGATTGCGATTACCTGATCCCTATCCGCCGCTAA
- the yaaA gene encoding peroxide stress protein YaaA: protein MLTIISPAKTLDYESELATRRYTQPELLDKSSQLISIAKKLSPAEIASLMGISDKLAHLNAERFNSWQPDFTPENARQAILAFKGDVYTGLQAENFSERDFDFAQQHLRMLSGLYGLLRPLDLMQPYRLEMGIRLKNTEGSNLYHFWGDLLTEKLNAILKQQGDNLLVNLASDEYFKAVKPSKLEGEIIKPVFLDEKNGQFKVISFYAKKARGLMSRFIIQERLTQRKQLQEFDLEGYQFDSARSQGNELVFTRADIH, encoded by the coding sequence ATGCTGACTATTATTTCTCCAGCCAAAACGCTTGATTACGAAAGTGAGCTTGCCACCCGTCGCTACACGCAGCCTGAACTGCTGGATAAATCCAGCCAACTGATTTCGATTGCCAAAAAGCTGTCGCCCGCCGAGATTGCCAGCCTGATGGGCATCAGCGACAAACTCGCGCATCTCAACGCCGAGCGTTTCAACAGCTGGCAGCCTGATTTTACCCCCGAGAATGCGCGACAGGCGATTCTGGCGTTTAAAGGCGATGTTTATACCGGTCTTCAAGCCGAAAACTTCAGCGAACGCGATTTCGATTTCGCGCAGCAACACCTGCGTATGCTGTCAGGACTGTACGGCCTGCTGCGCCCGCTGGACCTGATGCAGCCATACCGCCTCGAGATGGGTATTCGCCTGAAAAATACCGAAGGCAGCAATCTCTATCACTTCTGGGGAGATTTGCTGACGGAAAAACTCAACGCCATTCTCAAGCAGCAAGGCGATAACCTGCTTGTCAATCTGGCTTCCGACGAGTATTTCAAAGCGGTTAAACCGTCGAAGCTGGAGGGTGAAATCATCAAGCCGGTGTTCCTCGACGAGAAAAACGGCCAGTTCAAAGTCATCAGTTTCTATGCCAAAAAAGCGCGTGGATTAATGAGCCGCTTTATCATCCAGGAGCGTCTGACACAGCGTAAACAGTTGCAGGAGTTTGATTTGGAAGGATATCAGTTCGACTCTGCGCGTTCGCAGGGCAACGAATTGGTGTTTACCCGCGCGGATATCCACTAG
- the sltY gene encoding murein transglycosylase — protein sequence MVKADKWQFLTAGLLLVTAAGAAHADSLDAQRQRYTQIKQAWDANQLDVVSQLMPTLTDYPLYPYLEYRQLTQNIALATPQQVTAFVKANPTLPPARSLPGRFINELASRQDWQGLLAFSPQAPRPVAARCNYYFAKWSTGQQQVAFDGAKDIWLTGTSLPTSCDKLFNVWQQAGNQTALTTLQRIGLAMKAGNTSLVVYLAKQLPPDYQTMSDALVALQNDPNTVESFARTVGPTDFTRNAVSIAFERVARDDIENARSMLPILVRLQKMDDSDRLKLEEVIAWRYMGSDATPEQAAWRDGVILRSHSTSLVERRIRMSLAVGDRQGLARWIARLPDDAMQEDEWRYWHASLLIDQGRRSEGESILRSLMQGRGFYPMAAAQKLKVPYPMVILVATKPDSDLDKSPEIARVRELMYWQMDNLARTEWTYFVQSRSKPQQEALARYAYEKGWPELSVQATIAGKLWDYLQERFPLAWSPEFRQATENKGITQSYAMAIARQESAWNPQARSPVGASGLMQVMPATAQHTVDMSGIPGYMNSSQLLDPQTNITIGTSYLEYVYQMFGRNRILSSAAYNAGPSRVNTWLGNTQGQVDAVAFIESIPFSETRRYVKNVLAYDAFYRYFLHQPAKILTDAEWQRRY from the coding sequence ATGGTCAAGGCGGACAAGTGGCAATTTCTGACAGCAGGACTGTTATTGGTGACGGCAGCGGGCGCGGCACACGCCGACTCTCTCGATGCACAACGTCAGCGTTATACCCAGATCAAGCAGGCCTGGGATGCCAACCAGCTGGACGTCGTCAGTCAGCTGATGCCGACCCTGACAGACTATCCTTTATATCCCTATCTGGAGTATCGGCAGCTCACGCAGAACATTGCGCTGGCCACGCCGCAGCAGGTGACGGCCTTCGTCAAGGCCAACCCGACGTTGCCGCCTGCGCGCTCCCTGCCGGGCCGGTTCATCAACGAACTCGCCAGCCGTCAGGACTGGCAGGGCCTGCTGGCCTTTAGTCCGCAGGCACCCCGACCCGTTGCCGCACGCTGCAACTACTATTTTGCCAAGTGGTCGACCGGTCAGCAGCAGGTCGCCTTCGATGGCGCAAAAGATATCTGGCTGACCGGCACGTCACTGCCGACCAGCTGCGACAAGCTGTTCAACGTGTGGCAGCAGGCCGGAAATCAGACCGCGCTGACCACCTTGCAGCGTATCGGTCTGGCCATGAAGGCCGGGAATACCAGTTTGGTGGTTTATCTGGCCAAACAGCTGCCGCCGGATTACCAGACCATGAGCGACGCGCTGGTGGCGCTGCAAAACGATCCCAATACCGTCGAAAGCTTTGCCCGCACCGTCGGGCCGACCGATTTTACCCGTAACGCCGTCAGCATCGCCTTTGAGCGTGTCGCGCGTGACGACATCGAAAACGCCCGCTCAATGCTGCCTATCCTCGTGCGTTTGCAGAAAATGGACGACAGCGATCGCCTCAAGCTGGAAGAAGTGATCGCCTGGCGGTATATGGGCAGCGATGCAACGCCCGAGCAGGCGGCATGGCGCGACGGCGTTATCCTGCGCAGCCACTCGACCTCGCTTGTAGAGCGCCGTATTCGCATGTCGCTGGCCGTCGGTGACCGTCAGGGGCTGGCCCGCTGGATTGCGCGTCTGCCAGACGACGCCATGCAGGAAGACGAATGGCGTTACTGGCACGCCTCGCTGCTTATCGATCAGGGCCGCCGCAGCGAAGGGGAAAGCATTCTGCGATCGCTGATGCAGGGCCGTGGATTCTATCCGATGGCCGCCGCGCAAAAGCTGAAAGTGCCGTATCCGATGGTGATTCTTGTCGCCACCAAACCCGACAGCGATCTCGATAAATCCCCTGAAATCGCCCGCGTGCGCGAGCTGATGTACTGGCAGATGGACAATCTGGCGCGCACCGAATGGACCTACTTCGTACAGAGCCGCAGCAAACCGCAGCAAGAAGCTCTGGCACGCTATGCCTATGAAAAGGGCTGGCCCGAACTGAGTGTGCAGGCGACTATCGCCGGCAAGCTGTGGGACTATCTTCAGGAGCGTTTCCCGCTCGCCTGGTCACCGGAATTCCGTCAGGCGACGGAAAACAAGGGCATTACCCAGAGCTACGCGATGGCGATTGCCCGTCAGGAAAGTGCCTGGAATCCGCAGGCGCGTTCGCCGGTCGGTGCATCCGGATTAATGCAGGTCATGCCCGCCACGGCGCAGCACACGGTCGACATGAGCGGTATTCCGGGTTACATGAACAGCAGCCAGCTGCTTGATCCGCAAACCAATATTACTATCGGTACCAGTTATCTGGAGTATGTTTACCAGATGTTTGGCCGCAATCGGATTCTCTCGAGCGCGGCCTACAATGCGGGGCCGTCGCGGGTCAATACCTGGCTTGGCAACACGCAGGGACAAGTCGATGCGGTCGCCTTTATCGAGAGCATCCCGTTCTCTGAAACTCGCCGATATGTTAAAAATGTGTTAGCATATGATGCGTTTTATCGTTACTTTTTACATCAGCCAGCCAAAATCCTAACCGATGCGGAGTGGCAGCGGCGTTACTGA
- the thrB gene encoding homoserine kinase: MVKVYAPASIGNVSVGFDVLGAAVSPVNGELLGDCVTVEAAPVFSLRNEGRFVSKLPDKMEENIVYQCWQRYCQEVGKAIPVAMTLEKNMPIGSGLGSSACSVVAGLMAMNEFNNNQLDDNKMLELMGELEGRISGSVHFDNVAPCYLGGLQLMLEELGIISQDVPCFDDWLWVMAYPGIKVSTAEARAILPAQYRRQDCISHGRYLSGFIHACHTRQPELAVKLMKDVIAEPYRTRLLPGFAEARTAAEEIGALACGISGSGPTLFAICNDSATAQRMADWLQTHYLQNDEGFVHICRLDTAGARLLG; the protein is encoded by the coding sequence ATGGTTAAGGTGTATGCCCCGGCATCAATTGGTAATGTCAGCGTTGGTTTTGATGTGCTGGGCGCAGCCGTTTCTCCGGTAAACGGAGAGCTGCTGGGTGACTGCGTGACCGTCGAGGCGGCCCCGGTATTCAGTCTCAGAAACGAAGGGCGCTTTGTCTCCAAACTGCCTGACAAGATGGAAGAGAACATTGTTTACCAATGCTGGCAGCGTTACTGTCAGGAAGTCGGCAAAGCTATTCCGGTCGCCATGACGCTCGAGAAAAACATGCCGATCGGCTCGGGGCTGGGTTCCAGCGCCTGTTCCGTGGTGGCGGGTTTGATGGCGATGAACGAATTCAACAACAATCAGCTCGACGACAATAAAATGCTCGAGTTGATGGGCGAGCTGGAAGGGCGCATTTCCGGCAGCGTTCACTTCGATAATGTGGCACCGTGCTATCTTGGTGGCTTGCAGTTGATGCTCGAAGAGCTGGGTATCATCTCTCAGGACGTGCCGTGCTTCGACGACTGGCTGTGGGTCATGGCCTATCCGGGCATCAAGGTTTCCACGGCCGAGGCGCGCGCCATTTTGCCTGCGCAGTATCGTCGTCAGGACTGCATCAGCCACGGCCGCTATCTGTCCGGCTTTATCCACGCCTGTCATACCCGACAGCCGGAACTGGCCGTTAAATTGATGAAAGACGTGATTGCCGAGCCTTATCGCACCCGTTTGCTGCCGGGCTTTGCCGAGGCACGTACCGCCGCCGAAGAGATAGGCGCGCTGGCCTGCGGAATTTCAGGCTCCGGCCCGACGCTGTTTGCTATCTGCAACGATAGCGCGACGGCACAACGAATGGCTGACTGGTTGCAGACGCATTATCTGCAAAATGACGAAGGCTTTGTTCATATTTGTCGCCTGGATACCGCAGGCGCGAGACTACTGGGATAA
- the trpR gene encoding trp operon repressor: MVQNSPNDPALSQQGNEDWQCFLTLLQQSFAENLHYSLLQLFLTPDERTALGTRLRIIQELMKGEMSQRELKSQLGAGIATVTRGSNGLKSAPPELKAWLAAQLLDKPADDSAAS, encoded by the coding sequence ATGGTACAAAATTCTCCTAACGACCCGGCTCTTTCCCAACAAGGCAATGAGGACTGGCAATGTTTTCTGACATTGCTACAGCAATCTTTTGCTGAAAATCTGCACTATTCCCTGTTACAGCTGTTTCTGACGCCCGACGAACGCACGGCGCTTGGAACCCGTCTGAGAATTATTCAGGAATTGATGAAAGGCGAGATGAGTCAACGCGAGCTGAAAAGCCAGCTGGGTGCCGGAATAGCCACGGTAACGCGAGGATCCAACGGATTGAAGTCTGCGCCGCCCGAGCTAAAAGCCTGGTTGGCAGCGCAGTTGCTTGATAAGCCTGCGGACGATAGCGCGGCGTCGTAA
- the creA gene encoding protein CreA yields MKKCLIFVLGVLSLCSAAAQAEQIGSVDTVFKLFGPDHKIVVEAFDDPDVKNVTCYISRAKTGGIKGGLGLAEDTSDAAISCQQVGAVEVSDDIKKGGDKGTVVFKQRTSLIFKKLQVVRFYDAKRNALVYLSYSDKVVDGSPKNAISAVPIIPWTNR; encoded by the coding sequence ATGAAAAAGTGTTTAATTTTTGTTCTTGGCGTACTGTCGCTATGCTCTGCCGCCGCACAGGCAGAACAGATAGGCTCTGTCGATACCGTCTTCAAGCTGTTTGGACCGGATCATAAAATCGTGGTTGAAGCCTTCGACGATCCCGATGTCAAAAATGTAACCTGTTATATCAGCCGTGCAAAAACCGGCGGCATCAAGGGCGGACTGGGTCTGGCGGAAGATACCTCGGATGCGGCCATTTCCTGCCAGCAGGTTGGAGCGGTCGAGGTGTCTGATGACATCAAGAAGGGCGGAGACAAGGGGACGGTGGTCTTCAAACAACGTACCTCCCTGATTTTCAAGAAACTTCAGGTCGTACGTTTCTATGACGCCAAGCGCAATGCGCTGGTTTATCTGAGCTATTCGGACAAGGTCGTTGACGGTTCGCCGAAAAACGCCATCAGCGCCGTGCCTATTATTCCGTGGACCAATCGCTAA
- a CDS encoding alanine/glycine:cation symporter family protein, translating into MASLLNFLDDILWESILIYFLLGFGIYLTLRTRFVQFRRWPEMFRSLKRDNNDDRRGLSGWQALAVTLSGRIGVGSLVGVAMSLAAGGPGAIFWMWVISLLGMPMALVENTLAQIFKTTDQRQQFRGGPSEYMTRGLGMRWMGVLFSVLMMLTVSIVFNALQAKAVVHALSGAFDFNPRYTAIALGVVFTLTLFGGLRAISRMSVWLAPLMSLGYLLLACWVMADNLARLPAVFMLIFRSAFGLQEFAAGALGYGVTLALTQGIQQGLFSNEAGSGSTPHIAALAAARHPASQGFSQMLGILVDTFVVSSATAMIILSSGLLNAPTDRISGIGLLALAVNASVGTVGPQILALFMLAFGFTTMIANYLYCENNLLFLQRGKTGSIYLLRVLMLVLLLAGCLVSTPLLVQTASISLAVITIINLTAIVLLSGLALRVIKDYERQCAMGRVPVFNPDSFPELKGQLEVGIWK; encoded by the coding sequence ATGGCCAGTTTGCTTAACTTTCTCGACGATATTTTATGGGAATCGATCCTTATCTATTTCCTGCTCGGTTTCGGAATCTATCTCACGTTGCGTACCCGCTTCGTGCAGTTTCGCCGCTGGCCGGAAATGTTTCGCAGCCTTAAACGCGACAATAACGACGACCGGCGCGGCCTTTCAGGCTGGCAGGCGCTGGCAGTAACGCTGTCGGGGCGAATCGGGGTCGGCAGTCTGGTCGGCGTGGCCATGTCGCTTGCCGCAGGCGGACCCGGCGCCATTTTCTGGATGTGGGTAATCTCCCTTCTCGGCATGCCGATGGCACTGGTGGAAAACACGCTGGCGCAGATTTTTAAAACCACCGATCAACGCCAGCAGTTTCGCGGCGGGCCTTCCGAATATATGACCCGTGGCCTGGGTATGCGCTGGATGGGCGTGCTGTTTTCCGTATTGATGATGCTCACCGTCAGCATCGTTTTCAACGCCTTGCAGGCCAAAGCGGTCGTTCATGCCCTCTCCGGTGCCTTCGACTTCAATCCACGGTATACGGCAATCGCGCTCGGCGTGGTCTTTACGCTCACCCTGTTTGGCGGTTTGCGGGCCATCTCCAGAATGTCCGTCTGGCTTGCGCCGCTGATGAGTCTTGGCTATCTGCTGCTGGCCTGCTGGGTCATGGCCGATAACCTCGCCCGCCTCCCCGCCGTGTTCATGCTGATTTTCCGCAGCGCTTTCGGGTTGCAGGAGTTTGCTGCCGGTGCCCTGGGCTACGGCGTGACGCTGGCTCTGACGCAGGGGATTCAGCAAGGTCTGTTTTCCAATGAGGCGGGTTCCGGATCCACGCCGCATATCGCCGCCCTCGCCGCCGCGAGGCATCCGGCCAGTCAGGGCTTTTCGCAAATGCTCGGCATTCTGGTCGATACTTTCGTTGTCTCGAGCGCTACGGCGATGATCATTCTGTCGTCGGGTTTGCTGAATGCTCCCACCGATCGCATCAGCGGCATCGGGCTGCTGGCGCTCGCGGTCAATGCCAGTGTCGGCACCGTCGGGCCGCAGATACTGGCGCTGTTCATGCTGGCCTTCGGGTTTACCACCATGATTGCCAACTACCTGTATTGCGAGAACAATCTGCTGTTTTTACAACGCGGGAAAACGGGATCGATTTATCTGCTGCGCGTGCTGATGCTGGTGCTGTTACTGGCCGGTTGCCTTGTCAGCACGCCGTTGCTGGTGCAGACGGCGAGCATTTCGCTGGCGGTGATCACCATCATCAATCTTACCGCCATTGTGCTGCTTTCGGGTCTGGCGCTCAGGGTGATTAAAGATTACGAACGCCAATGCGCGATGGGACGGGTTCCAGTCTTCAATCCCGACAGTTTTCCGGAGCTGAAAGGGCAACTGGAGGTCGGCATTTGGAAATAG
- the thrL gene encoding thr operon leader peptide, with protein MRHISLNTTIITTTITIGNGAG; from the coding sequence ATGCGACACATCAGCCTGAACACAACAATTATTACCACCACCATTACCATCGGTAACGGGGCGGGCTGA
- the gpmB gene encoding 2,3-diphosphoglycerate-dependent phosphoglycerate mutase GpmB: MLQVYLVRHGETEWNAARRIQGQSDSPLTEKGIFQAQQVAERVRNEGITHVIASDLGRTKRTAEIIADACGCKVLTDPRLRELHMGVLETRNLDGLTGEEEAWRKQMVDGTPEGRIPQGETMSELAARMHEALNSCLDLPPGSKPLLVSHGIALGCLVSTILGLPAYAERRLRLRNCSLSRVDHQQSAWLASGWIVETAGDIAHLDQPALDEIQR, from the coding sequence ATGTTACAGGTATATCTCGTCCGTCATGGCGAAACCGAATGGAATGCCGCACGCCGAATTCAAGGGCAGTCTGACAGCCCGTTAACGGAAAAAGGGATCTTTCAGGCACAGCAGGTTGCCGAAAGAGTGCGCAATGAGGGTATCACACATGTCATCGCCAGCGATCTCGGTCGTACCAAACGCACCGCAGAAATTATCGCCGATGCCTGTGGATGCAAGGTGTTAACCGATCCACGTCTGCGTGAACTGCACATGGGCGTGCTGGAAACCCGTAATCTCGACGGGCTGACCGGCGAGGAAGAGGCATGGCGCAAGCAGATGGTCGATGGCACGCCGGAAGGCCGTATTCCGCAGGGCGAAACCATGAGCGAGCTGGCCGCGCGTATGCACGAGGCGCTTAACAGCTGTCTCGACCTGCCGCCGGGCAGCAAGCCGCTGCTGGTGAGTCACGGCATCGCGCTTGGCTGTCTGGTCAGTACCATTCTTGGCTTGCCGGCCTATGCCGAACGTCGTTTGCGTCTGCGCAACTGTTCGCTTTCCCGTGTCGATCATCAGCAAAGCGCCTGGTTGGCATCGGGGTGGATTGTTGAAACGGCAGGAGATATTGCCCATCTGGATCAGCCTGCGCTCGACGAAATCCAGCGATAA
- the tal gene encoding transaldolase — protein MTDKLTSLRELTKVVADTGDIAAIKLYQPQDATTNPSLILNAAQIPEYRKLIDEAIAWAKDQSSDREQQITDAADKLAVNIGLEILKLVPGRISTEVDARLSYDTEASIAKAHRFIKLYNDHGISNDRILIKLASTWQGIRAAEQLEKEGINCNLTLLFSFAQARACAEAGAYLISPFVGRILDWYKTNGDKKEFAPNEDPGVVSVTEIYEYYKQHGYETVVMGASFRNTDEIIELAGCDRLTIGPALLKELKETEGTVERKLSYTGEVKPRPEPLTESQFYWEHNQDPMAIDKLADGIRKFAVDQGKLEKMIADLL, from the coding sequence ATGACCGATAAACTTACTTCTCTACGCGAACTGACCAAAGTCGTTGCAGACACCGGTGATATCGCGGCAATCAAGCTGTATCAGCCTCAGGATGCTACGACCAACCCTTCACTGATCCTCAACGCTGCACAGATCCCTGAATACCGTAAACTGATTGACGAAGCGATTGCCTGGGCAAAAGACCAGAGCAGCGATCGTGAGCAGCAGATTACCGATGCGGCCGATAAACTTGCCGTAAACATCGGCCTCGAAATTTTGAAACTGGTTCCAGGCCGTATTTCCACCGAAGTTGACGCGCGTCTGTCTTACGACACCGAAGCCAGCATCGCCAAGGCGCACCGCTTCATCAAGCTGTACAACGACCATGGCATCAGCAACGACCGTATCCTGATTAAACTGGCGTCTACCTGGCAGGGCATCCGTGCCGCCGAGCAGCTGGAAAAAGAAGGCATCAACTGTAACCTGACGCTGCTGTTCTCCTTCGCCCAGGCGCGTGCCTGTGCCGAAGCCGGTGCCTACCTGATTTCCCCGTTCGTTGGCCGTATCCTCGACTGGTACAAAACCAACGGCGACAAGAAAGAGTTCGCGCCAAACGAAGACCCGGGTGTGGTTTCCGTTACCGAGATCTACGAATACTACAAACAGCACGGCTATGAAACCGTTGTTATGGGCGCAAGCTTCCGTAACACCGATGAAATCATCGAGCTGGCCGGTTGTGACCGTCTGACCATCGGACCTGCACTGCTTAAAGAGCTGAAAGAAACCGAAGGTACCGTTGAGCGCAAGCTGTCCTACACCGGTGAAGTGAAACCTCGTCCAGAGCCGCTGACCGAATCTCAGTTCTACTGGGAGCACAACCAGGATCCTATGGCTATCGACAAGCTGGCCGACGGCATCCGCAAGTTTGCCGTAGACCAGGGCAAGCTTGAAAAAATGATCGCCGACCTGCTGTAA
- the mog gene encoding molybdopterin adenylyltransferase, translating to MDKLRIGLVSVSDRASSGVYQDKGIPALEEWLQQALTTPFSLEKRLIPDEQPLIEQAICELVDEAGCHLVLTTGGTGPARRDVTPDATMAIADRIMPGFGEQMRQISLHFVPTAILSRQVGVIRKQALILNLPGQPKSIKETLEGLKDAEGKVIVSGIFASVPYCIQLLDGPYVETQSSVVAAFRPKSAIREIKS from the coding sequence ATGGATAAATTACGAATTGGTCTGGTGTCGGTTTCCGACCGGGCGTCGAGCGGTGTCTATCAGGATAAAGGCATTCCGGCGCTGGAAGAGTGGCTTCAGCAGGCGCTAACGACCCCTTTCAGCCTTGAAAAACGCCTGATCCCCGATGAACAGCCGCTGATTGAGCAGGCGATTTGCGAGCTGGTGGACGAAGCCGGTTGTCATCTGGTGCTTACCACCGGCGGCACGGGGCCGGCACGACGTGATGTGACGCCCGACGCCACGATGGCGATTGCCGACAGAATCATGCCAGGCTTCGGCGAACAAATGCGCCAGATAAGCCTGCACTTCGTGCCTACCGCGATTTTGTCGCGTCAGGTCGGGGTTATTCGTAAACAGGCGCTGATTCTCAACCTGCCGGGCCAGCCAAAATCCATCAAAGAGACGCTGGAAGGGCTAAAAGACGCCGAAGGTAAGGTCATAGTGTCAGGAATATTTGCCAGCGTACCTTATTGTATACAGTTGCTTGACGGACCCTACGTGGAAACGCAGAGCAGCGTGGTAGCAGCTTTTCGTCCCAAGAGCGCAATCCGCGAGATAAAAAGCTGA
- the yjjX gene encoding inosine/xanthosine triphosphatase — MYHVIAATTNPAKINAIAQAFEDIFGADAFRIEGVEVNSGVPDQPIGNIETRTGARHRVIGARQIRPEADFWVGIEAGIEDNMTFAWMVIENMHQRGESRSASLMLPEIILQEINQGSELGDEMEKLSGIAEVKRKGGAIGIFTAGKLTRTSVYHQALVLALAPFHNVIYQTRSQTH, encoded by the coding sequence ATGTATCACGTTATCGCTGCGACGACGAACCCGGCAAAAATCAACGCCATTGCCCAGGCTTTTGAAGACATTTTCGGCGCCGATGCTTTCCGTATCGAAGGCGTTGAGGTCAATAGCGGTGTTCCCGATCAGCCCATTGGCAATATCGAAACCCGCACCGGCGCGAGACATCGCGTGATCGGCGCCCGTCAGATTCGTCCGGAAGCAGACTTCTGGGTCGGGATTGAAGCGGGAATCGAAGACAACATGACATTCGCCTGGATGGTGATAGAAAACATGCACCAACGCGGCGAATCGCGCTCTGCCAGCCTTATGTTGCCTGAAATTATATTACAGGAGATCAATCAGGGGAGTGAATTGGGCGACGAAATGGAAAAACTTTCCGGAATTGCCGAAGTTAAACGCAAAGGCGGCGCGATTGGCATCTTCACCGCCGGTAAACTGACGCGCACCAGCGTGTATCATCAGGCGCTGGTGCTGGCCCTTGCGCCCTTTCATAACGTGATTTATCAGACGCGTTCGCAAACGCACTGA